A region of Acidimicrobiales bacterium DNA encodes the following proteins:
- the hydA gene encoding dihydropyrimidinase, with protein MTTLIANGTVLSATGASRADVLIDGERIVALVEPGSTALGADLAASADTVIDATGKYVVPGGVDGHTHMELPFGGTFASDTFETGTRAAAWGGTTTIVDFAVQRTGERVQDGLAAWHAKADGQCAIDYGFHQIVGGVDDDSLKAMDELVAEGLTSFKLFMAYPGVFYSDDGQIVRAMQTAAANGSLVMMHAENGIAIDVLVQQALARGDTAPRYHGLTRPWETEEEATHRAIMLAKLTGAPLYIVHMSAMQAVATLAAARDQGWNVFGETCPQYLYLSLEEHLSAPGFEGAKYVCSTPLRSREEGHQEALWRYLRTDDLSVVSTDHCPFCFKEQKELGIGDFSKIPNGIGGVEHRMDLIYQGVVDGKLSLARWVELCSTTPARMFGLYPRKGVIAPGSDADVVVYDPDGTTRIGVETHHMNMDHSAYEGTVVQGHVDVVLSRGTVVVRDGEYTGRKGHGRYLPRGQSEYLL; from the coding sequence GTGACCACCTTGATCGCCAACGGCACCGTGCTGAGCGCCACCGGGGCGAGCCGGGCCGACGTGCTGATCGACGGCGAGCGCATCGTCGCCCTGGTCGAGCCCGGGTCGACCGCGCTCGGCGCCGACCTCGCGGCGAGCGCCGACACCGTGATCGACGCCACCGGCAAGTACGTCGTGCCGGGCGGGGTCGACGGCCACACGCACATGGAGCTGCCCTTCGGTGGCACCTTCGCGTCCGACACGTTCGAGACCGGCACCAGGGCGGCGGCCTGGGGCGGCACCACCACGATCGTCGACTTCGCCGTCCAGCGGACCGGCGAGCGGGTGCAGGACGGCCTGGCCGCGTGGCACGCCAAGGCCGACGGCCAGTGCGCCATCGACTACGGCTTCCACCAGATCGTCGGCGGCGTGGACGACGACTCGCTGAAGGCCATGGACGAGCTGGTGGCCGAGGGGCTCACCAGCTTCAAGCTGTTCATGGCCTACCCGGGCGTCTTCTACTCCGACGACGGCCAGATCGTGCGGGCCATGCAGACGGCGGCGGCCAACGGCTCGCTCGTGATGATGCACGCCGAGAACGGCATCGCCATCGACGTGCTCGTCCAGCAGGCGCTGGCCAGGGGCGACACCGCGCCCCGCTACCACGGCCTCACCCGCCCGTGGGAGACCGAGGAGGAGGCCACCCACCGGGCGATCATGCTGGCCAAGCTGACCGGGGCGCCGCTCTACATCGTCCACATGTCGGCCATGCAGGCGGTCGCCACCCTCGCCGCGGCGCGGGACCAGGGCTGGAACGTGTTCGGCGAGACCTGCCCGCAGTACCTGTACCTGTCGCTCGAGGAGCACCTGTCGGCCCCCGGCTTCGAGGGCGCCAAGTACGTGTGCTCCACGCCGCTGCGCTCCCGGGAGGAGGGCCACCAGGAGGCGCTGTGGCGCTACCTGCGCACCGACGACCTCTCGGTCGTCAGCACCGACCACTGCCCGTTCTGCTTCAAGGAGCAGAAGGAGCTGGGCATCGGCGACTTCTCGAAGATCCCGAACGGGATCGGCGGCGTCGAGCACCGCATGGACCTGATCTACCAGGGCGTGGTCGACGGGAAGCTGTCCCTCGCCCGGTGGGTGGAGCTGTGCAGCACCACGCCGGCCCGCATGTTCGGGCTGTACCCCCGCAAGGGCGTGATCGCCCCGGGGTCCGACGCCGACGTGGTCGTCTACGACCCGGACGGCACGACGAGGATCGGGGTCGAGACCCACCACATGAACATGGACCACTCCGCCTACGAGGGCACCGTCGTGCAGGGCCACGTCGACGTCGTGCTCTCCCGGGGCACCGTCGTCGTCCGGGACGGCGAGTACACCGGCCGCAAGGGCCACGGCCGCTACCTGCCGCGCGGCCAGTCGGAGTACCTCCTGTGA